A stretch of Crossiella cryophila DNA encodes these proteins:
- a CDS encoding multidrug effflux MFS transporter, which produces MLDEQTAAPPSTAGSRAATAFLAVLLGGCSAFGPLTIDMYLPAFPQIAADLGGTASQVQLTLTACLIGLALGQLVIGPLSDILGRRRPLLGGLAVYALTSVACVFADNIGLFVGLRFLQGVAGAAGIVIARAIVRDLYSGAAAARFFSNLMLITGLAPILAPILGGQLLRIADWHGVFAVLAALSVVLFLAGLFGLRETLPVERRHGGGLSQTFRSIGTLLRDRAFVGYVLTSGLAMAAMFAYISGSPFVIQELYGASPQVYSLIFGINAIGIVAVSQVNGRLAHRVHSRTLLGIGVQVVSLAGLALLTVAIVGGVGIGLIGFLIPLFLMIASIGLILPTTTTLAMADHPEAAGAASALLGSVQFVIGGLTAPLVGLAGQDSAVPMAAAMALMGVAAFAMFFFVARPAAKKAAAA; this is translated from the coding sequence GTGCTTGACGAGCAGACCGCCGCACCGCCGTCGACAGCCGGGTCCAGGGCTGCCACCGCCTTCCTGGCGGTGTTACTCGGGGGCTGCTCCGCCTTCGGGCCGCTCACCATCGACATGTACCTGCCCGCCTTCCCGCAGATCGCCGCCGACCTGGGCGGCACCGCCAGTCAGGTCCAGCTCACGCTGACCGCCTGCCTGATCGGACTGGCGCTGGGGCAGCTGGTGATCGGCCCGCTCAGCGACATCCTGGGCCGCCGCCGTCCGCTGCTCGGCGGGCTCGCGGTGTACGCGCTGACCTCGGTGGCCTGCGTGTTCGCCGACAACATCGGCCTGTTCGTCGGCCTGCGTTTCCTGCAGGGCGTGGCAGGCGCGGCCGGCATCGTGATCGCCCGCGCGATCGTCCGGGACCTCTACTCCGGGGCCGCCGCGGCCAGGTTCTTCTCCAACCTGATGCTGATCACCGGCCTGGCCCCGATCCTGGCCCCGATCCTCGGCGGCCAACTGCTCAGGATCGCCGACTGGCACGGCGTGTTCGCGGTGCTGGCCGCCCTCTCGGTGGTGCTGTTCCTGGCCGGACTGTTCGGCCTGCGCGAGACCCTGCCGGTCGAGCGCCGCCACGGCGGGGGACTGAGCCAGACCTTCCGCTCCATCGGCACCTTGCTGCGGGACCGGGCCTTCGTCGGCTACGTGCTCACCTCCGGCCTGGCCATGGCCGCGATGTTCGCCTACATCTCCGGCTCGCCGTTCGTCATCCAGGAGCTGTACGGGGCGTCCCCGCAGGTCTACAGCCTCATCTTCGGTATCAACGCGATCGGCATCGTGGCGGTGTCCCAGGTCAACGGCAGGCTGGCGCACCGGGTGCACTCGCGCACCCTGCTCGGCATCGGCGTCCAGGTGGTCTCGCTGGCCGGGCTGGCGTTGCTGACCGTGGCGATCGTCGGCGGCGTCGGGATCGGCCTGATCGGTTTCCTCATCCCGCTGTTCCTGATGATCGCCAGCATCGGCCTGATCCTGCCGACCACCACCACCCTGGCCATGGCCGATCACCCCGAGGCGGCGGGCGCCGCGTCGGCGTTGCTGGGTTCGGTGCAGTTCGTCATCGGCGGGCTGACCGCGCCGCTGGTGGGTCTGGCCGGACAGGACAGTGCGGTGCCGATGGCCGCCGCGATGGCGCTTATGGGTGTCGCCGCGTTCGCGATGTTCTTCTTCGTGGCGCGTCCCGCCGCCAAGAAGGCTGCCGCCGCCTAG
- a CDS encoding anti-sigma factor family protein, translated as MNGESHQVLRAQLGAYVLGRLDEPECVALQAHLDFCGDCRAEVADLIPVAEALAEVDPDRVTDEPAVPPGLGEAVLGRIRAERRTVNRRSARLGIGVTLAVLAGTAIGYGAADLLRATQPPIPLESVAVRQLATRVAASANLVPHTWGTEIKLTARGFEQGAGYRVVVTDRRGADHPAGEFVGNGPGEIRCNLNSSVLRTEAIGFRVLDATGGTVLAADF; from the coding sequence GTGAACGGCGAGTCGCACCAGGTGCTGCGCGCGCAGCTCGGCGCCTATGTCCTAGGCAGACTGGACGAACCCGAATGCGTTGCCCTGCAAGCACATCTGGACTTCTGCGGGGACTGCCGGGCCGAGGTGGCCGACCTGATCCCGGTGGCCGAGGCACTGGCCGAGGTGGACCCGGACCGGGTCACCGACGAACCAGCCGTGCCACCCGGCCTCGGCGAGGCGGTGCTCGGCCGCATCCGGGCCGAACGCCGCACGGTCAACCGCCGCTCGGCCCGCCTGGGCATCGGCGTGACCCTCGCGGTGCTGGCCGGCACCGCCATCGGCTACGGCGCCGCCGACCTGCTCCGCGCCACCCAGCCCCCGATCCCGCTGGAATCGGTGGCGGTGCGGCAACTCGCCACCCGGGTGGCGGCCAGCGCGAACCTGGTGCCCCACACCTGGGGCACCGAGATCAAGCTGACCGCCCGCGGCTTCGAGCAGGGCGCCGGGTACCGGGTGGTGGTCACCGACCGGCGCGGCGCCGACCACCCGGCCGGTGAGTTCGTCGGCAACGGTCCCGGCGAGATCCGCTGCAACCTCAACAGCTCCGTGCTGCGCACCGAGGCGATCGGCTTCCGGGTGCTGGACGCGACCGGCGGCACCGTGCTGGCGGCCGATTTCTAG
- a CDS encoding LysR family transcriptional regulator codes for MDLEVRHLRMLCAIAEAGSMTKAAAVLGLSQPTLTRQVQRLERFMGGPLFVRERDGVRPTALGDFILVRANSVLPVLDGLGPARTQAEDEELREIRIGVRPGPLLPSLVRGLSTLHPAAELRTEEGPSSHAVAEVLDSGRLDVALLNECDGYELRRMPALVYHVVVVEPVFVRLASGHPLAAQCEVSLGDLAGEDWATPSPCGNNDDESIYAACGRAGFVPRIRHRVDLPQADELVRSQQAVLLCPPLSDPPGGTVNRPLRDTPLRTTRLLVHHREGAIARQSDKLQRFLAEDYAEQVEYHPVYAYWLDRHGSLS; via the coding sequence ATGGACCTGGAGGTCCGTCACCTGCGGATGCTGTGCGCAATCGCCGAGGCCGGCAGCATGACCAAGGCGGCCGCGGTGCTCGGGCTGTCCCAACCCACGTTGACCCGCCAGGTGCAGCGGCTGGAGCGCTTCATGGGCGGGCCGCTGTTCGTGCGCGAACGCGATGGCGTGCGGCCGACCGCGCTGGGCGATTTCATCCTGGTCCGGGCCAACTCGGTGCTGCCCGTACTCGACGGCCTCGGCCCAGCCCGGACCCAGGCCGAGGACGAGGAACTGCGCGAGATCCGCATCGGCGTGCGGCCGGGACCACTGCTGCCCAGCCTGGTGCGCGGTCTGTCCACACTGCACCCCGCGGCCGAACTGCGCACCGAGGAAGGCCCGTCCTCCCACGCGGTGGCCGAGGTCCTGGACAGCGGACGCCTGGATGTCGCGCTGCTCAACGAGTGCGACGGATACGAGCTGCGCCGGATGCCCGCGCTGGTCTACCACGTGGTGGTGGTCGAACCGGTGTTCGTCCGGCTCGCCTCCGGCCACCCGCTGGCCGCCCAGTGCGAGGTCAGCCTGGGCGATCTGGCCGGGGAGGACTGGGCGACGCCCTCGCCGTGTGGCAACAACGACGACGAGTCCATCTACGCCGCCTGCGGCCGGGCCGGATTCGTGCCACGCATCCGGCACCGGGTGGACCTGCCCCAAGCAGATGAGCTGGTGCGCAGCCAGCAGGCGGTGCTGCTGTGCCCGCCACTGTCGGACCCACCAGGCGGCACGGTGAACCGGCCGCTGCGGGACACCCCGCTGCGCACCACCCGGCTGCTGGTGCACCACCGCGAGGGCGCGATCGCCCGCCAGTCCGACAAACTGCAGCGCTTCCTGGCCGAGGACTACGCCGAGCAGGTCGAGTACCACCCCGTCTACGCCTACTGGCTGGACCGGCACGGCTCGCTGTCCTGA
- a CDS encoding Gfo/Idh/MocA family protein translates to MPEKPPLRFGVLGAARIAPSALLKPARDLPSAEVVAVAARDGQRAGRFARKHGIKRVHTGYQDLIEDPAVDAVYIPLPNSLHGRWTMAALKAGKHVLCEKPFTANAAEARRVAGAALGSGLVVMEAFHYRYHPLFRRAVEIVASGELGVITHIETALCFPLPKFSDIRYRFDLAGGALMDAGCYAVHMARTLGLAAAEGEPEVVSAQPKLRGEDVDRAMRADLRFPAGHTGRVHCSMWSNSLLRISATVRGDRGELHILNPIMPQAVHRLTVRAGGHRRVERFDKRASYSYQLDAFTTAVRDGGPVLTPPADSVANMAVIDAIYTAAGLPPRVADAT, encoded by the coding sequence GTGCCCGAGAAACCACCACTGCGGTTCGGCGTGCTCGGCGCGGCCCGCATCGCACCGTCCGCCCTGCTCAAGCCCGCCCGTGACCTGCCATCGGCGGAGGTGGTCGCCGTCGCGGCGCGGGATGGGCAGCGGGCAGGGCGGTTCGCGCGCAAGCACGGGATCAAGCGGGTGCACACCGGCTACCAGGACCTCATCGAGGATCCGGCGGTGGACGCCGTCTACATCCCGTTGCCCAACAGCCTGCACGGGCGGTGGACCATGGCCGCGCTCAAGGCGGGCAAGCATGTGTTGTGCGAGAAGCCGTTCACGGCCAACGCGGCCGAGGCGCGGCGGGTCGCCGGGGCCGCGCTGGGCAGTGGGCTGGTGGTCATGGAGGCCTTCCACTACCGCTACCACCCGCTGTTCCGGCGGGCGGTGGAGATCGTCGCCAGTGGTGAGCTGGGCGTGATCACGCACATCGAGACCGCGTTGTGTTTCCCGCTGCCCAAGTTCTCCGACATCCGCTACCGCTTCGACCTGGCAGGCGGCGCGCTGATGGACGCGGGCTGCTACGCCGTGCACATGGCCCGCACCCTGGGCCTGGCCGCGGCCGAGGGCGAACCGGAGGTGGTCTCGGCCCAGCCGAAGCTGCGGGGCGAGGACGTGGACCGGGCCATGCGGGCCGACCTGCGGTTCCCGGCCGGGCACACCGGGCGGGTGCACTGCTCGATGTGGTCGAACTCGCTGTTGCGGATCTCGGCCACGGTCCGCGGCGACCGCGGTGAGCTGCACATCCTCAACCCGATCATGCCGCAGGCCGTGCACCGGCTGACCGTGCGCGCAGGCGGCCACCGCCGGGTGGAGCGCTTCGACAAGCGCGCCAGCTACTCCTACCAGCTGGATGCCTTCACCACGGCCGTGCGCGACGGCGGACCGGTGCTGACCCCACCTGCGGACTCGGTGGCCAACATGGCGGTGATCGACGCGATCTACACCGCGGCCGGACTGCCGCCGCGGGTGGCCGACGCCACCTGA
- a CDS encoding GlxA family transcriptional regulator yields the protein MPVSATPRTVLVVLYDGVRLLDVTGPLEVFAVANEHGADYRLLLASPGGADIRANTASRLGADLDLAAADAHGATLLVPGGPDWARTISDADFLGHIRRLSAQAERTASVCGGAFVLAAAGLLDGRRATTHWDLTDALSRRFPAVRVDEDAIFVRDGPVITSAGVTSGIDLALALVEEDLGVDAARTVAKYLVVFLQRPGGQSQFSARERAGRPRTEGLRRLLDTVVADPAGEHSLAGLANRAGMSGRHLTRLFREELDTTPAHYVERVRVEAARHQLESTADPLDVVARLAGFGSVETLRRAFHREIGVTPGGYRSRFRRD from the coding sequence GGCCCACTGGAGGTCTTCGCGGTGGCCAACGAGCACGGCGCGGACTACCGGCTGCTGCTGGCCTCACCGGGTGGCGCGGACATCCGGGCCAACACCGCCTCCCGGCTCGGCGCCGACCTGGACCTGGCCGCCGCCGACGCGCACGGCGCCACCCTGCTGGTGCCCGGCGGCCCGGACTGGGCGCGCACCATCAGCGACGCGGACTTCCTCGGGCACATCCGGCGGCTGTCCGCCCAGGCCGAGCGCACCGCCTCGGTCTGCGGTGGCGCGTTCGTGCTGGCCGCGGCCGGACTCCTGGACGGCAGGCGGGCCACCACGCACTGGGACCTCACCGACGCGCTCTCCCGCCGCTTCCCTGCGGTGCGGGTGGACGAGGACGCGATCTTCGTCAGGGACGGGCCGGTGATCACCTCCGCCGGGGTCACCTCCGGCATCGACCTGGCCCTGGCCCTGGTCGAGGAGGACCTCGGCGTGGACGCGGCCCGCACGGTGGCCAAGTACCTGGTGGTGTTCCTGCAACGTCCTGGCGGGCAATCCCAGTTCAGCGCGCGGGAACGAGCGGGCCGCCCGCGCACCGAGGGCCTGCGGCGGCTGCTGGACACCGTGGTCGCCGACCCGGCGGGGGAGCATTCCCTGGCCGGGCTGGCCAACCGGGCGGGCATGAGCGGACGGCACCTCACCCGGCTCTTCCGCGAGGAACTCGACACCACCCCGGCGCACTACGTGGAGCGGGTGCGGGTGGAGGCGGCCCGGCATCAGCTGGAGAGCACCGCGGACCCACTGGACGTGGTCGCGCGGCTGGCCGGGTTCGGTTCGGTGGAGACGTTGCGGCGGGCCTTCCACCGGGAGATCGGCGTGACCCCTGGCGGCTACCGGTCGCGGTTCCGCCGGGACTAG
- a CDS encoding S8 family serine peptidase, whose amino-acid sequence MRHPCVLGLKLFGAALAAALPVAALTPVATAEPVAGRAYLVITAPGGAEEIAKAVVANGGRVQHTYPPIGVLVAHSGATDFAAKLRAVSGVQKVGQTRDTDLPAEHSTARKYLEPQLGSAITRPAEPIEWNMRQLGADQAWAINPGSRTVTVGVLDTGVQGGHEDLRDNFDAANSVSCLYGKPNTAAGAWEPDSYAPAAGHGTSVAGIIAAAKNGKGVVGVAPGVRVASVKVMEPTGYMYAENVVCGLMWSAERGFRVTNHSYYVDPWMFNHSSDADQDAVIEAVRRAVDHAKAKGTLTVAAAGNSGTNLDVEQGLFLPGDLPNAISVTAANTRRELASYSNFGLDTVELTAPGGDGYAMINTTGLNNGYTTFHGTSASSPHAAGVAALLASAHPNAGPDELRKLLLAQATDTPCPSGDTRCTGTPARNSHFGEGIANALKAVSGGDPGPGPGEETTVHAEDFERATGWTGNAGGTDTATAGRFEVGDPQGTSHGGLVLQPDGTPSGSRAVVTGAAAGASVGDNDLDGGASTITSPPITLPAAGRITLSCQYFLGHLANSAGADHLRIRVLTGNNDTVVFEQKTGSTDTAATWRTAKTDLSSLAGKTIRVVVEAADAAGGSLVEAGVDDLRITHRKA is encoded by the coding sequence ATGAGACACCCCTGCGTCTTAGGGCTCAAGCTGTTCGGGGCCGCGCTGGCCGCCGCCCTGCCGGTGGCCGCACTCACGCCCGTGGCCACCGCCGAACCGGTGGCCGGGCGCGCCTACCTGGTGATCACCGCGCCGGGTGGCGCCGAGGAGATCGCCAAGGCCGTCGTGGCCAACGGCGGCCGGGTGCAGCACACGTACCCGCCGATCGGCGTGCTGGTCGCACACTCCGGCGCCACCGACTTCGCCGCGAAACTGCGTGCGGTCAGTGGTGTGCAGAAGGTCGGCCAGACCCGCGACACCGACCTGCCGGCCGAGCACAGCACGGCCAGGAAATACCTCGAACCCCAGCTGGGTTCGGCGATCACCCGCCCGGCCGAGCCGATCGAGTGGAACATGCGGCAGCTGGGCGCCGACCAGGCCTGGGCGATCAACCCGGGCAGCCGCACCGTCACCGTCGGCGTGCTGGACACCGGCGTGCAGGGCGGTCACGAGGACCTACGGGACAACTTCGATGCCGCCAACTCGGTCTCCTGTCTGTACGGCAAGCCGAACACCGCCGCCGGTGCTTGGGAGCCGGACTCCTACGCCCCAGCCGCCGGACACGGCACCTCGGTGGCCGGCATCATCGCCGCGGCCAAGAACGGCAAGGGCGTGGTGGGTGTCGCGCCTGGCGTGCGGGTGGCCTCGGTCAAGGTGATGGAACCGACCGGCTACATGTACGCCGAGAACGTGGTGTGCGGGCTGATGTGGTCGGCCGAACGCGGGTTCCGGGTGACCAACCACAGCTACTACGTCGACCCGTGGATGTTCAACCACAGCAGCGACGCCGACCAGGACGCGGTGATCGAGGCGGTCCGGCGGGCGGTGGACCACGCCAAGGCCAAGGGCACGCTGACCGTCGCGGCCGCGGGCAACAGTGGCACCAACCTCGATGTGGAGCAGGGCCTGTTCCTGCCAGGCGACCTGCCGAACGCGATCTCGGTGACCGCGGCCAACACCCGCAGGGAACTGGCCTCCTACTCCAACTTCGGGCTGGACACCGTCGAGCTGACCGCACCCGGCGGCGACGGCTACGCGATGATCAACACCACCGGGCTGAACAACGGCTACACCACCTTCCACGGCACCTCGGCCTCCTCCCCGCACGCCGCGGGCGTGGCCGCGCTGCTGGCCTCCGCGCACCCGAACGCGGGCCCGGACGAGCTGCGGAAACTGTTGCTGGCACAGGCCACCGACACCCCGTGCCCCAGCGGGGACACCCGGTGCACCGGCACCCCGGCCCGCAACTCGCACTTCGGCGAGGGCATCGCCAACGCGCTCAAGGCCGTCTCCGGCGGCGACCCCGGACCGGGCCCCGGCGAGGAGACCACCGTGCACGCCGAGGACTTCGAGCGCGCCACCGGCTGGACCGGCAACGCCGGCGGCACGGACACCGCCACCGCGGGCCGGTTCGAGGTGGGCGACCCGCAGGGCACCAGCCACGGCGGACTGGTGCTGCAACCGGACGGCACACCGAGCGGGTCGCGGGCCGTGGTCACCGGGGCCGCCGCAGGCGCCTCGGTCGGGGACAACGACCTGGACGGCGGCGCCAGCACCATCACCTCACCGCCGATCACACTGCCGGCGGCGGGCCGGATCACCTTGTCCTGCCAGTACTTCCTCGGTCACCTGGCCAACTCCGCCGGCGCCGACCACCTGCGGATCCGGGTGCTCACCGGGAACAACGACACCGTGGTCTTCGAGCAGAAGACCGGCTCCACCGACACCGCCGCGACCTGGCGGACCGCCAAGACCGACCTGTCCTCCTTGGCAGGCAAGACGATCCGGGTGGTGGTCGAGGCCGCCGACGCCGCGGGCGGCAGCCTGGTCGAAGCCGGCGTGGACGACCTGCGCATCACCCACCGGAAGGCGTGA
- a CDS encoding GDSL-type esterase/lipase family protein, with protein MRLLRSPLVVLALVIPLVGLLLLISDGPAPRLPAPPEDAPRAVVALGDSTLSGEGAGDYEPGTDGDNGNWCHRSTKAMINKLSVPDIAKTFNLACSGAKAANLVDKPQHNEGPQVPKLLEIARQFRIAAIVVQIGANDEPGFSSVVKECAEAWFKSSAKGCSGPLTTSWGERVDKMVPKVAAALRVIRDGMRENGYPDASYQLVVQSYAAPVGRAVVSSLRNLGGCPFQSGDLEWVQDKAVGELAAGLRAAAATVNARFLDLSRAGAGREACSTSGSGAGEWFTRLTVRWKDLSDEQRSGHAIQESFHPNAAGHEQFARCLSAFLATADRAAACVADPARNLVPVAGAATAARAAR; from the coding sequence ATGCGTCTGTTGCGTTCCCCACTCGTCGTCCTCGCGCTGGTGATCCCGCTGGTCGGGCTGCTGTTGCTGATCAGCGACGGCCCGGCCCCCCGGCTCCCGGCTCCCCCGGAGGACGCGCCCAGGGCGGTGGTCGCCCTGGGCGACAGCACGCTGTCCGGGGAAGGCGCGGGCGACTACGAGCCGGGCACCGACGGTGACAACGGCAACTGGTGCCACCGCTCCACCAAGGCGATGATCAACAAGCTGTCGGTGCCGGATATCGCCAAGACCTTCAACCTGGCCTGTTCCGGGGCGAAGGCGGCCAACCTGGTGGACAAGCCGCAGCACAACGAGGGCCCGCAGGTGCCCAAGCTGCTGGAGATCGCCCGGCAGTTCCGGATCGCCGCGATCGTGGTGCAGATCGGCGCCAACGACGAGCCGGGGTTCAGCTCGGTGGTCAAGGAGTGCGCGGAGGCCTGGTTCAAGTCCAGTGCCAAGGGCTGTTCGGGGCCGCTGACCACGAGCTGGGGCGAGCGGGTGGACAAGATGGTGCCCAAGGTCGCCGCGGCGCTGCGGGTGATCCGCGACGGCATGCGGGAGAACGGCTACCCGGACGCCAGCTACCAGCTCGTCGTGCAGTCCTACGCGGCGCCGGTGGGGCGGGCCGTGGTGAGCAGTCTGCGCAACCTTGGCGGCTGCCCGTTCCAGAGCGGGGACCTGGAATGGGTGCAGGACAAGGCCGTCGGTGAGCTGGCCGCCGGGTTGCGGGCGGCGGCGGCCACCGTGAACGCGCGGTTCCTGGACCTGTCCAGGGCCGGGGCCGGCCGGGAGGCGTGTTCGACCAGCGGGAGCGGCGCCGGGGAGTGGTTCACCCGGTTGACCGTGCGCTGGAAGGATCTCAGCGACGAGCAGCGGTCCGGGCACGCCATCCAGGAGTCCTTCCACCCCAACGCGGCCGGGCACGAGCAGTTCGCCCGCTGCCTGAGCGCCTTCCTGGCCACCGCCGACCGGGCCGCGGCCTGTGTGGCCGATCCGGCCAGGAACCTGGTGCCGGTCGCGGGTGCGGCCACCGCGGCGCGGGCGGCCAGATAA
- a CDS encoding sigma-70 family RNA polymerase sigma factor: MDFTVGRSAGYRRGRTAAAGGLATDLSADAGLRAAYAAHGPELYRFALRQLRDEGTAQEAVQEVFLRAWRSADRFDPEVAGLRVWLFAIARTVVMDQTRRLAGRHAKQSAGPGLPTLLTEPGLAESMLDRWLVEEALRRLSGPHRAVLVETYLRGRPCHELAAEVGVPAGVLRSRIFYALKALHLAMEEMGVEP, from the coding sequence ATGGACTTCACCGTTGGACGCAGCGCTGGGTATCGACGGGGCCGGACCGCCGCCGCGGGCGGGCTCGCCACCGATCTCAGCGCCGACGCCGGCCTGCGGGCGGCCTACGCCGCGCACGGCCCCGAGTTGTACCGCTTCGCACTGCGCCAGCTCCGCGACGAGGGGACGGCACAGGAGGCGGTGCAGGAGGTGTTCCTGCGGGCCTGGCGGTCCGCGGACCGGTTCGACCCGGAGGTGGCCGGGCTGCGGGTGTGGCTGTTCGCCATCGCCCGCACGGTGGTCATGGACCAGACCCGCAGACTGGCGGGCAGGCACGCCAAGCAGTCCGCCGGGCCCGGCCTGCCCACCCTGCTCACCGAGCCGGGCCTGGCCGAGTCGATGCTGGACCGCTGGCTGGTCGAGGAGGCGCTGCGCCGCCTCTCCGGCCCGCACCGCGCGGTGCTGGTCGAGACCTACCTGCGCGGACGGCCCTGCCACGAGCTGGCGGCCGAGGTCGGCGTGCCCGCGGGCGTGCTGCGCAGCCGGATCTTCTACGCCCTGAAGGCACTGCACCTGGCCATGGAGGAGATGGGCGTGGAACCGTGA
- a CDS encoding MarR family winged helix-turn-helix transcriptional regulator: MPAPGKRDSARSTDCRTQLADDLFAVLPRLRMAVLRNTRRHFPHPPLPEAQANLLRTVAARPGLTVREAAQTLQLAANTVSTLVAALGAEDLLERRTCPKDRRSARLHPTELALGRLAEFDGHRRRVVAAAFSRMSAAELDTLQDALPALHQLIAELDDQED; this comes from the coding sequence ATGCCCGCGCCGGGGAAACGTGATTCCGCCCGCTCCACCGACTGCCGAACACAATTGGCCGACGATCTCTTCGCCGTGCTGCCGCGACTGCGGATGGCGGTGCTGCGCAACACCCGGCGGCACTTCCCACACCCGCCGCTGCCCGAGGCCCAGGCCAACCTGCTGCGCACGGTCGCCGCCCGCCCCGGCCTGACCGTGCGCGAGGCCGCGCAGACCCTGCAACTGGCCGCCAACACGGTGAGCACCCTGGTGGCCGCGCTGGGCGCCGAGGACCTCCTGGAACGGCGGACCTGCCCGAAGGACCGGCGCAGCGCCCGATTGCACCCGACCGAACTGGCCCTGGGTCGGCTGGCCGAGTTCGACGGGCACCGCCGCCGGGTGGTGGCCGCGGCGTTCTCCCGGATGTCCGCAGCCGAACTGGACACCCTCCAGGACGCCTTGCCCGCATTGCACCAACTCATCGCCGAACTCGACGACCAGGAGGACTGA
- a CDS encoding flavodoxin family protein, whose translation MPTLLIVHHTPSPATQAMLEAVVSGACTEDLDGIDVQVRPALTASPVDVLNADGCLLGTPANIGYMSGALKHFFDTVYYPCLSATIGRPYGLYVHGNEGVEGAVRAVESIATGLKWRKAFPPVTVLGQPGKDDLESCWELGATVAASLLD comes from the coding sequence ATGCCGACCCTGCTGATCGTCCACCACACCCCCTCCCCGGCCACCCAGGCCATGCTGGAGGCGGTGGTCTCCGGCGCCTGCACCGAGGACCTCGACGGCATCGACGTGCAGGTCCGACCGGCTTTGACCGCCTCGCCGGTGGATGTGCTCAACGCGGACGGCTGCCTGCTGGGCACGCCGGCCAACATCGGTTACATGAGCGGTGCGCTCAAGCATTTCTTCGACACGGTCTACTATCCCTGCCTCTCGGCGACCATCGGCCGGCCTTATGGCCTCTATGTGCACGGCAACGAAGGCGTGGAGGGCGCGGTGCGCGCGGTGGAGTCCATCGCCACCGGCCTGAAGTGGCGCAAGGCGTTCCCTCCGGTGACCGTGCTGGGTCAGCCGGGCAAGGACGATCTCGAGTCCTGCTGGGAGCTGGGTGCGACGGTGGCCGCGAGCCTGCTCGACTAG